The following proteins are co-located in the Manihot esculenta cultivar AM560-2 chromosome 7, M.esculenta_v8, whole genome shotgun sequence genome:
- the LOC110607396 gene encoding uncharacterized protein LOC110607396, with protein sequence MDKEVNKTTSVYVNHAANAWLENRRKWIGDKSKKSKTLAKDPIISWSTTYDELLSTNEPFPKPIPLPEMVDFLVDIWHDEGLFD encoded by the exons ATGGATAAAGAAGTGAACAAGACCACTTCTGTGTATGTCAATCACG CTGCAAATGCTTGGCTTGAGAATAGAAGAAAATGGATAGGAGATAAATCTAAAAAATCAAAAACATTGGCGAAGGATCCAATCATAAG CTGGTCAACAACCTATGATGAACTGCTTTCAACAAATGAACCCTTCCCTAAGCCTATCCCTTTACCT GAGATGGTAGATTTTTTAGTAGATATTTGGCATGATGAAGGCCTCTTTGATTGA